The genomic stretch TTTGGCCTTAAAATTCCATTCCACTTCTGCTGGTTTTCGCACGATTATATCCATCGGAAATCGTCGTCCCCAGAGCAAACCATCTACCTTTCGTCTTATCATCCGGCTAGATTCTTTACTTTCTTTAATTATAAATAGATCTATATCACTATCTTGGTTAAAATCACCCCTGGCATATGAGCCAAATAGGATAATCTTTTCTGGTTGAATCTCCCGAATGATTTTGGCAACTATATAGTCTATCAACTCGGATGTTATCTTTTCTGTATTTAATCTTTGATCTCTGGACATTTCTATTCCCTTAAATTAAAGCAAGTAATTTCATCCATAAATGTTCTAACGGGATGCACATTTTGCATTTTGTTTTAGGCAGTTGCGTATAACTTGCTAATAGGTAAGGTTACACTACTCTTTCTGTTAAGTATAACATACTCATCTTTCTTTTTCAACAAATTTTCGACCGGTGCGGTTAGGTTTCTACTGCGAATGAGAAATCCCAATGACCAATCTGCAATGATATTGGGCATTGAGTCATTGGACATTTACGCCGTTAGAGAATTGTGGAGTAATAAGTTATCGAGAGAAGTTAGGTTCTTTAATGGGGTGAATTTGACATCTGAACTTGGGGCTTAAAAGAGGGGCTATTTTCAGGGGAATTTCCCCAATAACTGACCCTAACCGCCCAGGTTGGAAATTTTCTGAGCGGTTTCAGCCAGGTTCGAGGATTCAAGGATTCAAGAGGAGATTTCTGTTAATATTCACTTGATCCCTGGAACCCTTGAGCCCTATCTGAGAATCTTCTACCATCTAAACAGAAGGGCCAGGCGGTGGGCCAGTTCTTCTAATTCCTTTCCGTAAGTAACTACCGCATAATCCAACTTATATCCACCATGTGAAATTCCAACCCCAGCCGAGAAGCCGGAAAGGGCATCTTGTTTATTTCGATCAGCCAGAAACTTGTAACCGGCCCTGATGACAGCAAATTCATTAACCTGCTTTTCCCCGCCAGCCGCCAGTGAGAGAATATTGTCACGAGGAATGTCAACTTCCAGACCCAGGATAAAGTCGTCTCGCAACTGATGGCTGGTCCCTATCTTTACGGCAAAAGGAAGCGGATCATCATTTATGTCCGGGCCGATATTTTGTAGCACAAAGGATATCTTGTTTGACTTAGGGCCAAGGGGAAGCACATAAAGGAGTCCCAGGTCTATGGCCACCCCTTCATCGGATTCTTCGGCTATCTTTTGATGGATAATCTTCACGGCTGCCCCCGCCGACAGATTATACCTCGTCTGAAAGCCCCAGCCCACAGAAAAGGCCATTAATCGGCCATTATGAGTTCCTGATCGTCCCAGAGGTTCCCCTTGATCACCCTCCTTTTCATTGGGTATCTCCCCGGCATCAAAGATGGCTAAACCGGCTCCGATTGAGCCTATCGGTCTAAGTTGTTGGCCAAAGCCAAGATATTCATAGCGGGTGTCAAGCAGCCATTCGGTGTGCATAAAGGATAACTCCCTGGCCTTCAGGTTAACCAAGCCGGCTGGATTCCAGTACAGGGCAAAGACATCATCAGCTATGGCCCCATAAGCCTCCCCCATCGCGGCCGATCTGGCCCCTACGCCTATCTTCAAGAAATTGCTGGCCGTTGACCCGGTCTCGTCACTGGCTCCCCAGCCAGAACCGGCTAAACTAACAACTATAAGTGCAGCTAAACTCCAGATCTTGATCCTTTTTTTCATAATATATTCCCCCCTTTTCTGTTTCTAATTGGTGGTCGGGTGTCAAGTGGACTGGGTGGACTAAGTGGACTGAGTGGACGGTGGACCATATCCTGACTGGCCCAAACGATAAACGAGGCCTCTAAATCGACCTGCCTCCATTCCCAGACACCAGACCACCAGTCTACCAGACACCAGATGGCAGCACTGTGTGTGCCTATGAAGGCAGTACGGTGGACCAGACCACCAAACACCAGCCTACCAGACACCAGACTATCCGACACCAGTTACTTCTATAATCGGCTTTGATGATGAAATACTTTACAGAATCTCGCCTCTCGGCAGACGGTGTGAAAAGTCAAATTTAGCAACCGAAAGATACATTATATAGGTGTATTCTCAAGTAATGATACTACATCTTGTGGCAATAAAATCCAATTCTGGAGTTTTCACACAATCTGTCGGATGACAAATCGGTCATAGCCCGGGGCTTTGAGCTTGGAGCATGGCAACTTCTTTTACTCGATGTTCAAGTTTTTTCGACCTGCGCCATCAGACTTTCAGGGGTTGAAACCGCTAAAGCGGTTATGATTTTGGATGCTATCCTATCCGTAACACCCTGATAAATCAGGGTGCTAAACTCAAGTAAGCATGAGAATAGCACCCCGATTTATCGGGGTGAATCGGGGGAAACTAATAAACCAAAGCAACCGCTTTAGCGGTTTATAAGAAAACCTTGAACATCGAGTTTTAGCTCCATGCTCTTTGCCCTAAGCTTCAGGCTCTTTACCCCAAGCTCCATGCTACCTTACGATTTCCGATCCACAATTCTTCTTGACTTCCCCTTGGTTCAATGGTATACTAAACTTTGGTTTTGCTCTTCTGGCTCTCTATTTATCAAAAAAGAAAAAAGACAAATGAATGAAACATCTCAGTTCCATCTGACAATTTTCTTCCTCATAGGCAATGTAATAGCCTGGGGGGGGTTAGCCCCCTCGCCTATTACCTGGACCACCGCAAGAAACCATCGGAGAAGGAGAAATAGCCGATCGCATTTCGCCTTCGGGATAGCGAATGGCGAACATACTCCTTTAAATCCACCATCCGCCATCCGCCATCCCCTATCCGCCATCCACAATCCCCTATCCGCCATCCGTCATCCCGGGTACTCACGAAGTGGGTGCGCCATCTTACTTACCTACCTTACCGCCGACAGCTTACCTAACTTATTATCCCCATCGAGCATCCAGCATCCAGCATCGAGCATCCAGCATCCAGCATCGAGCATCCAGCATCGAGCATCCAGCATCGAGCATCGAGCATCCAGCATCCAGCATCGAGCATCGAGCATCGAGCATCGAGCATCCAGCATCGAGCATCGAGCATCCAACATCCAGCATCGAGCATTAAGCATTAAGCATCGAGCATCGAGCATCCAGCATCGAGCATCAAGCATCGAGCATCCAGCATCGAGCATCGAGCATCCAGCATCGAGCATCCAGCATCCAGCATCGAGCATCGAGCATCCAGCATCGAGCATCAAGCATCGAGCATCGAGCATCCCTACCTTATCACCGATAGCTTACCTAACTTATCCCCCCCACCTTGAATCAGATAAATATAAATACCAGTAGCCACATGATCTCCATTCTCGTTCGTCCCATCCCAGGTTGTGCCATAATAAACCTGCCGCCCATAAGAAAGAGTAGAGAGCTTATCCGAGTCAATAGTCTTAATCAATTCTCCGCTCAAGGTATATATACTTATCTGGCTATCCTTTCTCAGGTTGATGAATTTCACTATTCCATCGACGGCCTCGCTGGGTCGGAAGGGATTAGGATAGACCTTAACCTGCTTCAAGCTATTGGCCGGCGGGGCCAATTTGGCCATTAAGGTATAAACCCCGGTTTGATTTATGCCGGCCCAGACTACCCCGTCTTCAGTCGGCTCACTTTCAACCTCCTCCCAGCGGTCTGTCTTCAGTTTAAATACCTTAAGAGCCGCCACCGGGAAATCTGTTCCATCCACCACTCCATCCTGATTGGTATCAGGATAGGGCAGGGCAATGCTTAAAGATTGATTGAAAGGTATGCTGAGCGGATTACCTCCTCTATCATAAAGCATCAAATGGGCGATAAGATCGGCAAAGCTATTCCCTTCCGACCGAGGAATTATGCCTAAGGAGACATCTGCCTTTGCCTTAAGGTTGGCGGCATCTATGGCCGAAGTAACATTTTCACCTAAGTTACGAAGGCCATCATAATCAGAAAGCGCCACTGCTGCCGCTGAATTGGGGAGACTGAAGGCCGGGATTTCCAGAAGAACCCCATTGGAAAATTTCATAAACTGGGATTTACTAAAGTCAACCTGGTTAGACTCCAGATCAGGATTACGGTGATCAACCCATAAGGTGATCGGCTCTGCAATGCCTACATTTCCGGCTTCATCCCAGCCTTCAGCTTTGATCTGATATTCACCATCACCCAGGCCTGATGTATTCCACCAGGTCACGTAAGGTGAGGCATCCAGATCAGCCATCATCTGCCAGCCTTTTACTTCCTGATCCCAGCGATAGAACAGATTAACTCTCACGTTTCCATCAACCGGGACCTTTACCGGCACCCCGTTACCAGCCACCTTGGCTTGGGCTGGCGGTAATATTACCTCTACCTCAGGAGGGGTTTTATCCAGTTCAATCGAGTCAGAAACCGGATCAGTTTCATTGCCGGCCTCATCGCTGAATTTAACCCGCAGGGTTTTAAGTCCATCACTCGGGTTGGAAAGGGTCCACACTTTAGAAGAAGCGAATGCCTCCCATACCTCGGTGTCAAAGACACCATCTTCGCTGATCATCATCCGGCTGGCCTCTGTGGCCTTCAGGGCTAAGGTGAAATAGGGAGAATTAGTTAGCTGAGCGCCGGCATTGATGGTAATTCCGGCTCCGGTAGGCGGCTTAGTATCCAGCAGGATTTGATCGCTAATGACCTGACTGAGATTGCCGACCTCATCTTTAAACTGAGCATAGACTGTTTTTGTTCCCTCCCCGCTGCTTAACTGGAAGGAAAGTTCGGCCGTATACGCCCGCCAGGAAGCGCCTACGAAATCATCTTTCTCACTAAGCCGGACCTTATCTGGAGTTCCCGTCACCTTCAGGGCAATGATTACCTCCCTCAAATTAGTGGCTGCTTGATCGGAGCTTATCTTCATAGAGACCGGGACGGGGGCAGTCTTATCTACATAAATAGTGACAGATAGGGTTAAGGTTCCGAGGTTACCTGCCTTATCCTTACCACGAGCCTGGAGGCTAAAGGCCCCCTCCTTGGTGGGGTGCCATTCATAGCTCCAGGCGGTAGTTCCGCTAACGCTTATCCAGTTATTGCCTCCATCAAGGCTTATTTGGACCAATTCCACGCCGACCCCTTCATCCTGGGAACCGCCGCTAATATTAACTACTTCTCCGCCTACGGTTGTTCCTGCTTCCGGCATAGTAATCCGGACATCAGGTCCGACAGTATCCAGGATAATGGAGGCGGACAGGGTATCCGACTCATTAGTCGCTTCATCACGCCACCTGGCGTAAATCACCTTTTTCCCGTCGCCAGAGCTGGTAAAGGTAAAGGAAATGGCTGGCGCGTATGTCCTCCACTTGGCGCCTGTAAATCCGGCCTCTTCCGACAGCATTATCTGGGCCGGATATCCCTCCACCGTAGAGCTGACCGTAACCTCACGGCTTGTGGTATACGCCTCTCCGGCATTTATGACCATTGAAACAGGTAGAGGCGCCATTCGGTCAATATGGAGTCGCCTGGACTCCGACTCTTTCTGGTTCCCGGCCAGATCAATTGCCCTCACTTTTAAGTCATAAGTTCCATCCTGACCGGGCGACCACTCATGACTCCATAAGGCCGTCCCACTCACCTTGAACCAGCTTCCTCCATTTATCTGAAGTTCCACCCTATCCAGCCCTGAGCCATAATCAGCTGCTGTTCCTTTAATAAGGATGGTATTCTGATTAAGGAAGGCCCCGGGGGCAGGCGTATCTATGACCACGGTCGGAGAAACAGTATCCAGCATAATGGAGGCAGAATCAGAAGCGCTTATATTGGAGGCCTCATCCATATACTTGACATAGATGGTCTTGTCGCTATCACCCAGACTGAGTTTAAAGGTCGAACTACTCACATAATCTTCCCACCGGCCTTCCTCAAACTTCGGATCCTCAGAGATCATCATCCAGGTCGGGGTGCCGCTGACATCAAGTGCCACTGTTACCAGTCGATCCTTAGTCGCCGGCGCCCCCTGGTTGATCGAGATCAACTTGGAAACAGGCGGCTCTTCATCGATCAAGATAGTCGCCTTGCCATCCTGAAGCAGACTCGGCGAGAGTGAACTTTCTAAGGGGTTGCCGGTGGTATCCTTACCGGTAATCCAGTAGTCTACCTTTTCGCCGTGAGCGGCCTCTTTGTCCTTAAGGGGCAAGACAGCCTTAAAGGTCCACAAAGAGGGCTTGCCTGATCTAACCATAGGCGCTGTCATGGCCCCGCCTGCCGGAGGCAAATCGCCACTGTAGATCTTGTAGTTGAGAGTCAATGACCCTACTTCCAGTTGTTCCACTACCTTGACTATAATCTCTCTGTTCAACGGTTTAGTAGAGTCTCCATGTTTAGGTGAACCGGCGTCCAGGGAAGTCATAAGTGGTGGGGTCCGGTCAATGGTGAAGGTAGAAATCTTCGTCTCTCCAATCAGACCGGCATAGTCTACTGGAGTGACGGTAACCTCATACAACCCATCACCAAATCCGTTAGTCGGGGTGAAGATCAGATGATCGGGTTGGGAACGATCTATGTTCCCCTGATCTAAATAATCTCCACCGTTCCTGGTAATAATTAGTTGAGAATGCTCCTCATCTATCCCCGAAACCCCATTGCTTAGAAAGGCATCAATCTTTGTAGGCAGAAGACTCTCTACATTTATTACGGACTTATCGGCCGGAGTTATCCGAATAACAGCCGGCATCGTATTATCAACCGTGAATATCTCCTCAGACTGGTCAGCGGAGTATAATATACCGTCCGAAGCCGAGACCCGAATGAGATAGGTCTTGGCTTCTTGAACCAGGCTTGTATCCCAAAGGTATTCACCATCATTATCTTCTCCGGTAGCCAGTGGAAGCCATGTGCTGCCGCTATTCCGGCTATAGGCGATAGTGATGTAAACCGTGTCCTCAGGGTCAATGTCGTATGCCTGCCAGCGAATATAGACCTCTCCCCGCAAGTTTTCTCCGCCATTAGGTGAAATAAGGGTCACGGTGGGGGCATGCCGATTGTCTATGGCAAAGATCCCCCTGGTCTGGTCATTATTAATCATATGTCCGTCATTAACGGTTACCCTGACAAGATAGTCAGCATCCGGCAGGTCTTTGGTTTCCCAGTTATACCTGTAAATACCGCTGACGGCCGGCGGCGGACTAAAGGCCGGATTATCCGCTTTGGCATTGATAATCTCTTCCCAATACCGGCCGCCGTCATAGCTGAACTCTATTTTAAAGCTGTCCACCCGGTTATCCACATCCTCTAATTCCCACTCAATCTGGATGCGGCTTGAAGTCTTATGCACATCTCCGTAAGCCTTACCCGCCTGAGGTGAAAGAAGTCTGATGACAGGAATGTGTGGATCATTGTCAATGATAAAGGCCTGGGCAGATTGATCTTCGCCTACCTCTGAATTATCATCTTCATCATCAGCCACTACTTTGATCTTATATCTGACCCCATCAGGCACCGAAGTGGTATCCCACGCATAATAGCCATCATCGGCCTCTCCCAGGGCGATAGGATACCAGACCTCAACCGCTCCAGTGGCCTCGCTTATCCGGCCATAATAGATATTAATCTTCAACTTGTCTCCATCAAGATCAGAGGCCTCCCACAGGATAGCCTCCTGGCCGGAATAAACCTCCCCTCCCTTCGGGCTGAGCAATTCAATCGTCGGCTTGTGCCAGTTATTGTCTATTCTGAAAGACGCCTCTGACCGGTCACTCACCCGATGGCTCCCATCAAAGGCCGTAATCCTGACCAGGTAGTTTGTCCCATTTTCCACGGTGGTGGTCTCCCAATAGAAATTCCCGCCACCTGATGACCTTTCCTCTTCCAGTAATTTATACCAGTGCCAGCCATTATCAAAGGAGAATTCCACCGTAACCACCAGAATATCAGCCGCGTCAGGGTCGTTTACATACCATTCTATCTTTTGTCGGCTATGCCAATCTTCTCCACCGTTGGGAGAAATAAGCTCTACTACCGGCGCATCCGGATTGTTTATCTGTAGGACCGGTGAGACAGCCTCCCCGATCAATGTCCCGTCTGTGGCCTGCACCCTGAGGCGATAATTGATATTATCATTCACCCGGCTGGTATCCCACAGGAAACGGCCGGTATTCTCCAAATTAGATATAATAGGCTCCCAGGTTACGCCATTATTTAAGGTGTAAGCAAGGTTGATTAGAAGCCTATCCCCATCAGGATCGCTGGCCTCCCATTTGATCTGCTTAAGACCCGCCCATATTTCTCCGCCGGCTGGAGAGATGAGATTCACTACCGGCGCATCCGGCACATCGATCGTAAAAACCTTATCAGAGACATCTTCACCTTTCAGGCCGCTCGAATCGGTAGCCACAATCCTGATAAGATAGTCAAGGCCATTCCCCGGCATTTTGGTGGTATCCCATACAAATCGGCCGGTATTGGGCAATTCCCCGCCTTGGGGGATCATAGCCCAATTATTCACGCCATCGCCTTTGTAATAAATGCTTACAAAGATATGATCTTCAGGGTCCACATCCGTGGCTGTCCATCTGATCTCATAACTGCCCTTAATCTCTTCCCCGCCATTGGGACTAAGCACCGTTACCTTCGGGGCGTGCTGGTTGTCGATCTCAAAGGCAGCATCAGAGACATCCTCCCGTCCCAGGTTGACATCCGAGGCCACCACCTTGACTAAATAATGGATGCCATCAGGGAGATCGTTGGTTACCCAGTCGTAACTACCGTTGGACCCAATGGGATTCTTCAGATTACTGGCGATGATGTGCCAACTGGCCCCGGCATCATCGCTGTAGAGGAGGGTAATCGTCAGCTCATCATTATCAGCATCTGAGGCGTGCCACTGGATAGGGATAGTGTTACTCCAGGGTAGTTCAGTCTTCCCGCATGGTGGGGCCTCGCAGATACCGTTAGGCGAAATAACCCTGACTACCGGGGCATGGGGGATATTATCGATCTTAAAGACCCTCATCGAACAATCTGTGGCTTTAAGGCCGCTGGCATCCCTGGCCGTTATCATGATAAGGTAGTTTACCCCATCGGCCACGGTTCTGGTATCCCAGTTGTAAACGCCATCATTGGCTTCATTGGCGGCGAGGGTATGCCAGCTTGTCCCGTTATCCACCGAGTAGGCCAGATCAATGGTTATCTTTTCTCCATCACCGTCTTCCGCTGTCCAGCGGATAAGCCTCGACCCGCTCCAGTATTCCCCGCCATCCGGCGAAAGAAGCTCCACCACCGGACCATTGGGATTTTTATCAATAGTGAAGAGGCCTGAGATGGCCTCCCCCATAAGGCCAGTGCCATCCGCCGCCACCACCTTGACCTGGTAAGAAAGTCCATCTTCAACCGTTCTGATGTCCAGGACAGTGGTTTCCTCAGTTAGTCCGGCGGCTATCTCATACCAGAATTCAGAGCCGGCTACTCGATAGTAACAATCAAAAGTAAGGGGATCATTATCGGCATCGGTAGACTCCCAGGTAATCTCTTTAAGGAAACCGCCGGTCTGATCGGTCCATTGATCACCGGCTTGAGGCGCCGTAATATTTACCACAGGCGGATGCAGGTTGTCTATGGTTACCTGGGGATAAGGTGGCATAGTCTCGGTCGTGGCATATCCATCAGTGACCCTGGCCATTATTTCATAATCTCCGTCAACGACTCCGGTCGTATCCCAGGTAAAGACGCCGTCATTAGACTCCCCTGAAGCAATCCTTATCCAATTGGTAGCCCTAACCTGACGGACAAGGATATCGATGGTTAGGGGATCACCATCGAGATCAGTTGCCCGCCAGGTAAGGTTAACAGATTCAGACCACCTCTCGCCACCGGTCAAAGAGGTAATCTCTATCCGTGGGGCATGAGGTGGGGCGGCTGGATTATTATCGATCATAAAGGTCTGGTTGGATTGATCACTCCCGGTCAGGACCCCGTCCGAGGCCTTTACTTTAATCAGGTAATTCACCCCATCCGGAACCGTCTTGGTATCCCAGGAGGCGCTGAAGCGTCCTCCCTCTTCCTCCGTGATATCCAAAGGCGAGATTTCATACCAGTGCCCGCCCCGATCTGGGCTGTAGCTGACCGTATAAGTCGGATGGTCGCCATCCACATCATAGGCGGTCCATTCTATGTTCTGCACCCCCTGCCAGTATTCACGGCCATTAGGACTCAAAAGCTCAACCACCGGGGCAAAGGGTTGATTGTCGATCCTGACGGCTGTCTTTAGCTGAGCTTCCCCAGTTTGGGTCCCGTCACTGGCCATAACCTTAAGCAAATAGTTATCCCCATCCGCCATAGCCCTGGTATCCCAGCGATAGGCCCCGTCATTTCGCTCGTCCTTAGCTATAGTGTACCAGGTCTCCTCGTCGATACTATATTGGATGGTGATGGTCAGCTCATCTCCGTCGCTGTCCCAGGCCTCCCACTTGATGTAGCTGGTCCCTTTCAGGCTCTCGCCACCTGCAGGTTGAAGTATTTTGACCACTGGTTTGTTTTTAGAATTGTCAATAGTAAAGACGCCGTCCGAGGCATCCCAGCTCTCCCGTGGAGAAAAATCCCGAGCCACTACTCGAACCCGATAATTCTGCCCGTCAGGAACGGTGGTTGTATCCCAGGAATAGGCATAGACGGCCTCTTCCGGACTCTCGAAGTCGCTCTGGGAGCCG from bacterium encodes the following:
- a CDS encoding nucleotidyltransferase domain-containing protein, coding for MSRDQRLNTEKITSELIDYIVAKIIREIQPEKIILFGSYARGDFNQDSDIDLFIIKESKESSRMIRRKVDGLLWGRRFPMDIIVRKPAEVEWNFKAKNPFYLYHIFKNGKVLYEKE
- a CDS encoding PorV/PorQ family protein, coding for MKKRIKIWSLAALIVVSLAGSGWGASDETGSTASNFLKIGVGARSAAMGEAYGAIADDVFALYWNPAGLVNLKARELSFMHTEWLLDTRYEYLGFGQQLRPIGSIGAGLAIFDAGEIPNEKEGDQGEPLGRSGTHNGRLMAFSVGWGFQTRYNLSAGAAVKIIHQKIAEESDEGVAIDLGLLYVLPLGPKSNKISFVLQNIGPDINDDPLPFAVKIGTSHQLRDDFILGLEVDIPRDNILSLAAGGEKQVNEFAVIRAGYKFLADRNKQDALSGFSAGVGISHGGYKLDYAVVTYGKELEELAHRLALLFRW
- a CDS encoding phosphotransferase, which gives rise to MLDARCWMLDARCWMLDARCWMLDARCWMLDA
- a CDS encoding Ig-like domain-containing protein, which gives rise to MKTKLTIFLAIGVWLITLGSAEAATLTVNGPGSVVPNIPFTATVETTTVTDLYSLQMEVEFDPTILTIPTPFASNILKGGLVSDAPIINVNADNTAGWARAIIRYESFSGKSGSGELLKINFNVLEGNWCDSSNISLDSSFTELSNTLGQVIPVEVMIPAMYTVANSPGDVPAAPGNLTATAVSSTQVNLAWQDNSANETGFYVERRTSSTTYTVVQTLGAGTTSWSNTNLTSNTTYYYRVQAFHSWNGCAGNNSNYSNVAAATTSATPPAAPTNLDVVVISSTQLRLSWQDNSDNETGFSIERKTTGGVFSEITTVSAGTTTYNDTSLTPATTYTYRVRAFNGAGYSGYSNEDSAATEEAPPNAPTNLSAQAASSSQINLAWQDNSTDENGFKIERSLEGINFTQIATAPANSTSYADQGLTKTTTYYYRVRAYRGTFNSDYSNTTSATTLDTVPSNPGNLNATAISNTRIDLSWQDNSDNETGFSIERKTSGGSYAEIATVSTGVTTYSDTGLLPAVTYTYRVRAFNAIGYSGYSNEAAATTQNAPPSAPTNLSAQVISSSQINLFWQDNSHNEDGFRIERKTGSGSYVEIGTVGVNVTTYSDTGIIPNTDYSYRVRAYNVAGNSDYSNEVKVGPPAAPTNLAIAGISSIILTWTDNSDNEQGFRIERKEGSGSYTGIAIVTADVATYTDNSHSLNVHLYYRVQAYNLLGESAYSNAVDTGPPSIPTNLQVTGRSISHIALSWVDTSDNETGFAVERKSEGGVYAEIGKVSAGVTTYNDSGLPDNTPYSYRIKAYNALGYLGYSNEIQTQTEKILAEVKVLSPNGGEKLNGIVWVKWTAVSHYGEALTIGIYYQVDNGDSYPLATNEINDGQFSWDTTRMAEGPDYRIMVTANNGTYTVSDASDGVFMIDNIPHAPQISVTSPNGGENWSGNKSITWQLSDEDVGDSPLVAIEYSPNGGSSWLNIAAGLQGVSSYLWNTLSVPNGNNYLIRITGNDGNTIGQDQSDKVFKVNNNNRAPQVRVLFPNGGENLKETAEIKWQATDADGDLLVINIYYNSGTGWQTLSTNEVNDGSYLWQTKGFPEGTNYRIRVEASDGSALPPTQDESDGAFAVDNLYAPTVSLISPNGGEHWSGTRTIQWTAVDTDGNISGITIEYRVNGVWYTIATNEANDGTYSWDTTSVGDATDYLVRVTAIDADGLSGNDTSEAAFTIDNDAHSPTVALTSPTTGVIWSGTQNIKWDGRDLDPGDILTLKIEVSADSGTTWRLLADNEANDGLYPWNTTTVADGRGYRVAVTISDGTSTASDTSGAFKIDNHPYSPVVQVLQPNGGETWSGTRTITWQANDPDGDPLLIDIYYRRSGDLTWEVIATGETNDGSFDWNTTGVADGQNYLIKVRAQDDTGLAHEDVSNAVFSVDNPSAPVVTLTYPNGGEKLRGTEIRWQASDEDGQALSIDISYSSNGGASWIFIGQGEANDGVKAWDTTAVLDGNNYLVKVKATDTTGLSGEDTSDAVFMIDNLPCTPVVAVTWPGQGQTVSDTLTITWNASDTDGDALKITLEYSHDGGATWHTIAENELNDSAYDWDTTDLPDGEYLIRVTADDQDALSGTGSATSAAFNIDNPKPPVIDITAPHPGDVWSGLRDITWTASDPDNDTLSITIEFSPEGGLTWQTIAAGEVNDGTYNLNFSPFADGLNNLIRITATDGTYTVTKTLDGPFIIGHEVGPAGATLFEGSRVRAVFESGDVSDDLIILINDESEITKDWQNVNSIEPIPGTVWEYLAYWKSTGQGFTGDFASLVEIRIPCQDADGNGLVDGTDVPVDELQIYRLNETEAVWETIEEGGVEVVDKRNKEIKTGVSHFAIYCLAGNPPGTPQVTLISPSMADEYWWGNREIRWEASDPDGNPLTVKVEFQAYPVTGGEKDHWYPIPIPEKDLQSGRYVWNTWTVADGRYTIRVSASDGTYTGTAKQTVIIDNNPHTPHVRMIYPNGGEVLRDSISVKWTAGDEDGDTLAFTMEYMVENYDPWYKIVSGSQSDFESPEEAVYAYSWDTTTVPDGQNYRVRVVARDFSPRESWDASDGVFTIDNSKNKPVVKILQPAGGESLKGTSYIKWEAWDSDGDELTITIQYSIDEETWYTIAKDERNDGAYRWDTRAMADGDNYLLKVMASDGTQTGEAQLKTAVRIDNQPFAPVVELLSPNGREYWQGVQNIEWTAYDVDGDHPTYTVSYSPDRGGHWYEISPLDITEEEGGRFSASWDTKTVPDGVNYLIKVKASDGVLTGSDQSNQTFMIDNNPAAPPHAPRIEITSLTGGERWSESVNLTWRATDLDGDPLTIDILVRQVRATNWIRIASGESNDGVFTWDTTGVVDGDYEIMARVTDGYATTETMPPYPQVTIDNLHPPVVNITAPQAGDQWTDQTGGFLKEITWESTDADNDPLTFDCYYRVAGSEFWYEIAAGLTEETTVLDIRTVEDGLSYQVKVVAADGTGLMGEAISGLFTIDKNPNGPVVELLSPDGGEYWSGSRLIRWTAEDGDGEKITIDLAYSVDNGTSWHTLAANEANDGVYNWDTRTVADGVNYLIMITARDASGLKATDCSMRVFKIDNIPHAPVVRVISPNGICEAPPCGKTELPWSNTIPIQWHASDADNDELTITLLYSDDAGASWHIIASNLKNPIGSNGSYDWVTNDLPDGIHYLVKVVASDVNLGREDVSDAAFEIDNQHAPKVTVLSPNGGEEIKGSYEIRWTATDVDPEDHIFVSIYYKGDGVNNWAMIPQGGELPNTGRFVWDTTKMPGNGLDYLIRIVATDSSGLKGEDVSDKVFTIDVPDAPVVNLISPAGGEIWAGLKQIKWEASDPDGDRLLINLAYTLNNGVTWEPIISNLENTGRFLWDTSRVNDNINYRLRVQATDGTLIGEAVSPVLQINNPDAPVVELISPNGGEDWHSRQKIEWYVNDPDAADILVVTVEFSFDNGWHWYKLLEEERSSGGGNFYWETTTVENGTNYLVRITAFDGSHRVSDRSEASFRIDNNWHKPTIELLSPKGGEVYSGQEAILWEASDLDGDKLKINIYYGRISEATGAVEVWYPIALGEADDGYYAWDTTSVPDGVRYKIKVVADDEDDNSEVGEDQSAQAFIIDNDPHIPVIRLLSPQAGKAYGDVHKTSSRIQIEWELEDVDNRVDSFKIEFSYDGGRYWEEIINAKADNPAFSPPPAVSGIYRYNWETKDLPDADYLVRVTVNDGHMINNDQTRGIFAIDNRHAPTVTLISPNGGENLRGEVYIRWQAYDIDPEDTVYITIAYSRNSGSTWLPLATGEDNDGEYLWDTSLVQEAKTYLIRVSASDGILYSADQSEEIFTVDNTMPAVIRITPADKSVINVESLLPTKIDAFLSNGVSGIDEEHSQLIITRNGGDYLDQGNIDRSQPDHLIFTPTNGFGDGLYEVTVTPVDYAGLIGETKISTFTIDRTPPLMTSLDAGSPKHGDSTKPLNREIIVKVVEQLEVGSLTLNYKIYSGDLPPAGGAMTAPMVRSGKPSLWTFKAVLPLKDKEAAHGEKVDYWITGKDTTGNPLESSLSPSLLQDGKATILIDEEPPVSKLISINQGAPATKDRLVTVALDVSGTPTWMMISEDPKFEEGRWEDYVSSSTFKLSLGDSDKTIYVKYMDEASNISASDSASIMLDTVSPTVVIDTPAPGAFLNQNTILIKGTAADYGSGLDRVELQINGGSWFKVSGTALWSHEWSPGQDGTYDLKVRAIDLAGNQKESESRRLHIDRMAPLPVSMVINAGEAYTTSREVTVSSTVEGYPAQIMLSEEAGFTGAKWRTYAPAISFTFTSSGDGKKVIYARWRDEATNESDTLSASIILDTVGPDVRITMPEAGTTVGGEVVNISGGSQDEGVGVELVQISLDGGNNWISVSGTTAWSYEWHPTKEGAFSLQARGKDKAGNLGTLTLSVTIYVDKTAPVPVSMKISSDQAATNLREVIIALKVTGTPDKVRLSEKDDFVGASWRAYTAELSFQLSSGEGTKTVYAQFKDEVGNLSQVISDQILLDTKPPTGAGITINAGAQLTNSPYFTLALKATEASRMMISEDGVFDTEVWEAFASSKVWTLSNPSDGLKTLRVKFSDEAGNETDPVSDSIELDKTPPEVEVILPPAQAKVAGNGVPVKVPVDGNVRVNLFYRWDQEVKGWQMMADLDASPYVTWWNTSGLGDGEYQIKAEGWDEAGNVGIAEPITLWVDHRNPDLESNQVDFSKSQFMKFSNGVLLEIPAFSLPNSAAAVALSDYDGLRNLGENVTSAIDAANLKAKADVSLGIIPRSEGNSFADLIAHLMLYDRGGNPLSIPFNQSLSIALPYPDTNQDGVVDGTDFPVAALKVFKLKTDRWEEVESEPTEDGVVWAGINQTGVYTLMAKLAPPANSLKQVKVYPNPFRPSEAVDGIVKFINLRKDSQISIYTLSGELIKTIDSDKLSTLSYGRQVYYGTTWDGTNENGDHVATGIYIYLIQGGGDKLGKLSVIR